The Oscillatoria acuminata PCC 6304 genomic interval CGGACCGTTTGCAAGCCTTTCCCAATTGGCAGAGTAAACCTGTGGTTTCTGTGGCAGAGGGAGATTTGATTTATCCTGACTGGATCAAAGGGACTTGGGATGTAACCAGTACCCTAATTGAACAGATTGCCCCCCTCGCGCCGAGTCTGGTGACCCCTGGATTTGAGAAGAATCAAGCCTATTTGAATCAGCCAGTGCAATTTCAGGTGCGATTTGTGCAGGGGTTGCGATTGAATCCGGGGAGATGGCGGGGAATCCCAATTCCGGTTTCTAGGAATCAGACGGTGGTTGCCGATCGCGCCTTTAATGGGTTAAAAATTGCCCAAGCCTATTTGGGCAGTCGGGCGGTGGAATCGGTCAAAGTTGACCCAGAGAATCCGAACCGACAGATTACGGTTTTGAATGGCGATCGCCAACTGGTATCCCTGGTAACCGGCAGAGGCAGCGAAATTCCTGCACCGGATCAGTTTATCTCCACAGAAATTACCCAGCAGATTTTTCGCCGCCAACCGCAGATTTATCTCAATGAAGTGGAAACCACCACCCACTATCAACGGGGGAAGGATGCGCCAGAGAAAATTACTGCCAATCAAATCACGGCGATTTATTTATCCCCCCAGGATCCGGATTACTTTGCAGCCGGAGGCAAGGCGATCGCGCTTTATCGCTATCAATTACAATTATCTCCTGTTGCCACACCGAACCGATAGGTGATACCCAAGCATTGGCAAAAACCCACACCCTCAAGGGGTCGGTTCTAGCCACGGCGATCGAATAAAGTAAGATTAAACTGACATCTTGGACCTGCGGCAACACCCGGCGGGGGTTTAAACCATAGCCCTGTCAAGGTGTATTTGTAGGGGCGTATTGCATACGCCCTAGGGCGCTTCTCGAAGCGCCCCTACAATTCACAACGATGAGGGATTCAATTGACTGTTAAAGAGGGCGTATGCAATACGCCCCTACAACAAACAACGATTTTTCGTCATGCAATTTACCACCTTGACAGGGCTATGGTTTAAACCCCCGTCGGGTGTTGCCACAGGTCCAAAATGTCAGATTAACCCTCAATTATTAACGCCTAAAATTGTCTCGATCGCATTATTGGTTACTGCTGCCTTACCTGCGTCCCCACTGGAACACCATCATCCGGGCGCTGATTTGTACGTTGATTTTTACCGTCTTTTGGCCTTTACAAGCCTGGTTAGCCGGTCGGATTGCTAATTTTATCGGGGCCGGGGATGTGGTGGCGATCGCCCGATTAGCGGGTATTGGTGCGCTCATTTTCTTGGGTCAAGGAATCGTCCAATATGGTCAAGATTCCCTCATGGCTTCTGCCGCCCTCTCCATCGCCCTCGACCTCCGCAAATCCATTTATAGCCACCTCCACAAGCTCAATCTCGGCTTTTTTGAAACCGCCAAAACCGGCGACCTTTCCTATCGCCTCACGGAAGATATTGACCGAATTGGGGAAGTAGTCAATAAATTTTTCCATCAATTTGTGCCATGCGTTTTGCAACTGGTGGTGGTGGTAGGATACATGATTTATTTGAATTGGCAACTCACTTTTGCCACCCTATTCATTGCCCCATTCATGGCTATTATTGTCAGTTGGTTCGGCAATAAATTATTAATTGTTTCCCGGCGCAGTCAAACCCAAATTTCTAATTTATCGGCGTTAATTTCTGAAGTTTTTAGTGGGATTCGCTTAGTTCAAGCCTTTGCTGCTGAAGACTATGAAATTGAGCGCTTTTCTAAAGAAGCCGAACATAATCGCCGGATGAAATATCGGGCAGAACAATTAAAGGCGATTCAGTTTCCTGTGGTGGGATTTTTAGAAGCCTTAAGTGTGTTATTGCTGTTTTTCCTGGGAGGATGGCAAATTTCCCAAGGAAATCTAACCGGGAGTGAATTTGTTAGTTATGTAGCAGCAGTGGCGTTGGTGATTAATCCCATTGCTTTGACGACGAGTAATTATAACGAATTTAAACAGGCAGAGGCATCGGTAGACCGAATTTTTGAATTGTTTGCTGTGGAAGCAACGGTGGTGGAAAAACCTGGTGCAGTCGCCTTACCAGCAGTTACAGGAAAGGTGGAATATCGGAATGTTTCCTTTGCCTACGCTACCCAACCGCTTCTCAACCCCAAAAACCAAGAAGAAGTGCCGGTATTGCAAGGGTTAAGTTTATTGGCATCCCCAGGAGAGGCGATCGCCTTAGTCGGTGCTTCGGGGGCGGGTAAAACCACGTTAGTCAATCTTTTGCCTCGGTTTTATGATGTGAAATCAGGACAAATTCTGATTGATGGAATTGACATTCGAGATGTCACCATTCCCAGTTTACGCCGTCAAATTGGCATTGTTCCTCAGGAAACCATTTTATTTACGGGAAGTATTGCCCAAAATATTGCTTTTGGACAACTGGATTATCGGTTAGATGAGATTGAAGCAGCAGCGAAAATTGCGAATGCGGATGAGTTTATTCAAAAACTGCCTGATGGGTATCAGAGTTGGGTAGGAGAAAGAGGGGTTAATTTATCTGGGGGTCAACGACAACGAATTGCGATCGCCCGCGCGGTCCTTCTCAATCCCCGAATCCTCATCTTAGATGAAGCCACCTCTGCCTTAGATTCCGAATCGGAAGCGTTAGTCCAAGAAGCATTAGAACGGTTAATGCAAAATCGCACCGTATTTATTATCGCTCACCGTCTCGGCACTGTCCGTCGCGCCGATCGCATTTTAGTCATGGAAAAAGGACAAATTATCGAATCTGGAACCCATCAGGAACTATTGGAACGAGAGGGACAATATGCTAAATTTTACGCCCAACAGTTTGAGAGGGGATAACTCAAAACCCCCGAAGATTTTAAATCCTCGGGGGTTTTGTTGTTTAAAGACTTTCAACATATTCTAATAAATCCGCCATATCTTGAGGATTCGGTTGAAATTGGGGCATTGGCGGCGTTTTGCCCCCTGTTACCTGATTAATAATGCCGACGGGGGATTTCCTTTGAGAAACCCCGGTAAGGCTGGGTCCCACCTGCCGTCCATTCTGGATGCCATGACAACCCGCACAGTTCATTTGAAAGATAGCATGACCCCGAACCGAGTCTCCATCGAGGGTTAGGACCGTTTTCACATAAGGATCCGAGACTTGTAATTGTATGGCGAGAATAATCCCGAGGACAATACCCACCAGAATAAAGCCAATGACTGTGCTTCGCGCACCAAAGGCGATCGCCCCACTTGTGATGGGACAAGGTTCTACTGCTTCAGGTTTGGCGAGATCGTTAGTCAAGGTTAAGGTGGTTTTCAAGGGATGTACAAATATTGTATTATTTTCTAACATATCTTAAAACTTGAGATCACAATGGGCATGGACTGGCAATTTTGGCGGACCCCTGGGCGACTGGCGCAGATGGCCTGATGTGGAACTCCGCTAGTCTGGAAACCTGGACGCGCCCTTTTGAGCAGACTCTCTGGAGATGAGAGAATTGCAAGAAACCTTTACATATTAAAATATAACCCTAGTTGCAAAGGAGATTCATAGACGTGGTTGAACCGTTACTGTCTGGCATCGTGTTGGGTTTGGTTGTGGTGACTCTAGCTGGTTTGTTTTTCGCCGCTTACCAGCAGTACAAGCGCGGGAACGATTTGGGTTTGTAAACCAGTCGCTGATTCCTGACTAAAACAATAGCGATCGCCGCTTTCGGGTCCTGAACCTGCCAGAGGCGATCGCTGTTTTAATTGAATGACTCATCGGATAACCCGATGAATGTGACTGTCGTATTGCTGTAACGCCGTTCCCGAATGATTTCCAGGGTGGGAATCGGGTCCAGGGTTAGGCGATCGCTGCGATGTTCCACCGCAATTTCCCCATCGGGTGCCAGGAGTTGATATTGGGCGATCGCCACCAACACAGGTTGATAAAGACTACTGGCATAAGGCGGATCGAAATACATCCGGTCAAATTGGCGACCCTGCAAAGATTTCAACCGCGCCATCACATCACCGCGCAGAATGTCCACCCTTTGATCCGCCTGCTTCACCCGTTGCAAATTTTCCCGAATAATCGCCAAGGCACGAGGGGACTGTTCCATCGCCACCACTTCTACAGCACCCCGACATAACGCCTCTGCACTCATCGTCCCGGCACCGGCACATAAATCCAACCACCGACATCCAGCAATACTCCCTTGCCAAACATTAAACACCGCTTCGCGCACCCGTGCCGCAGTCGGTCGAGTTTGCTCACCGGGTAAAGTTTTCAGTAACCGATTACCATAAATTCTAAGGCTCATAATAATTAGGATAGTCGATTCAGGTCTAACCCGAATATCTGGAGGAAAAAGAATGGTAAGAATTCCACCAAACCGGACCGGAGAACCCCTGACGCCCCCCCCAGAATTAGGCGCTGTAGAGGATATTCCCTCCCTTATTTTACCCAATATCCGTTGGCAAACCTACGAAGCACTTTTATTAGACTTAAAAGATAGTGGTGGGGTGAGGGTTGCCTATGACCAAGGAACGTTAGAACTTATGGTTCCATCACAAGAACATGAAAGCTACAGTTTATCTATCCATGATTATATTGTCGTTTTGGCAGACGAGTTAAACCTCAATTTGATGAATTTAGGCTCTACTACCTGGAAAAGAGAAGATATTCAGCGCGGATTAGAACCGGATCAATGCTATTATATTCAAAATGAGCCTCGGGTGAGAAGTCAACTCAAAATTGACCTGACTGTAGACCCTCCGCCTGATTTAGTCCTTGAGGTGGATATCACCAGTGGGTCTCTCAACAAATTACCCATTTATCAATCCTTGAAAATCCCCGAAATTTGGCGCTACCGGCGCAGAGGTTTAGAAATCTTTGAGTTGCAGGGTGAGGAATACCTGCAAAGGGATTTCAGTCCGACATTTTCACCCATTACCGTTACTGCTGCGATTCCCGAATTTATTCAAAAAAGCCGCAGCATTGGACAAATGGCTGCATTGCGTTCCTTTAGAAATTGGGTGAAAGAGCAATTGCAGAATCAGTAATGAAGGAGGAAAGATGGTTAAAACTAAAATTGAACTCCCAAAAGAGAAAATCGAGGCATTTTGTCACCAGTGGAAAATCACGGAATTTGCCTTGTTTGGTTCAGTCTTACGGGAAGATTTTCGCCCAGATAGCGATATTGATGTCCTGGTGACCTTTGCACCGGATGCAACAATTAGTTTACTAGATTTAGTCCGCATGGAGCAAGAATTAGAAGAACTTTTTCAGCGGGATGTGGACTTACTTAGCAAAGGGGCGATTCAAGAAAGCCATAACTGGATTCGACGCCAAGAAATTTTAGGAACGGCGGAGGTATTTTATGCAGCGGGATAAAGCATCACTTTTAGATGCAGCACGATCAGCCACCTTGGTTATGGAATTTGTATCTGGAATGGACAAAGTAACCTTGGCTGAAGATGTAAAGACTCAGGCGGCTCTCCTGTACGAAATCATTATTATGGGAGAGGCCGTAAAACGTCTCTCGACTGAATTCATCAATGAGCATCCTGAAATTTCATGGGGCGAAATTAGAGGGATGAGAAACCGATTGACTCACGAATATGATAAGGTGGATATCAATATTGTTTGGGACACCATTCAAAATGATATTCCCCAATTTTTGGCAGCTATTGAACCCCTACTCCCCATTGAGGAGGAGTCAGAGGAAGAATAGGAAGGGATAGCCTTTTGGTTAATTCAGTTCTTGGGGATTGACAGAAGGCTATCCGCTTTATGAATTCATGGCCAATCGGAGATTTTCTCTAAATTTCTATCTTGATACTCTTACCGATCGCGATAAGATTGCCTTAAATAAAATCCAATCGTTAAAAACAACAAACCTAAAAATCCCAGCAGATAAAAGATTGATAAATTAGGGGATTTTTTCATAGCCACTCGAATCGTTTCCCATTCAATCCAGAGGATAATTCCCATCAGTTCTGCTTTCATCCAAAGCAACAGTTTACGAGCAATCTTATATTGATTTTGGATGTTTTCGGGGGTGATGGGAACCGGATAATTAAAGGTATTGGGAAAAAAATTAGTCAGGGTCATCGAGAGATAACTGATGACGCCGATCGCAGGAATTAACCAGAATGTGAGTTTAGGTCCCCATAAGTCGGGTTCCCCTGTGATGCCAAAGTGCAGGGGAACGGACCCAGGAAGGTTCTGCCAATAATAGAGGCCGATCGCCAGACTGGCAACCACACCCAGCAATGCGGTAATTTCCAGGATGATTTCTAAGGGGGAGTAGGCGATCGCCTCAATAACGGGTCTTTGCTGAGGGTCTTTCATGAGCGTTTTTCCCAGGGGGTAAAAATAGGATGCTGGCAGCGATGCTGATGCCTTGAGGGATGAATTGGGGGTCGTTTTTCAGGAAATCCTTTAGACTTGATAAAAATACTCATTCAGAAGACCAATGAATCTACCTCGTTCTGGGACCCCTCGATTTTTTCAAAAGTTACAGTGGGTGATCAATCCAGTGGGATATATGGAAACCCATGCTCAACGTTATCCAGACTTATTTAAGGCGGAGGTTGTTGGGTTTGGGGATACCCTTGTCTTTGTCTCTCATCCCCAAGCGATTCAATACATTTTAACCCATGATAACAAGCAATTGAGCACCCCCGGAAAGGTGAATGAAATTGTGGAACCTTTGCTGGGAGAGTATTCGGTTATTATGTTAGATGGCGATCGCCACCGTCGTCAGCGCCAATTATTGATGCCTCCGTTTCATGGCGATCGCATGAGGTCTTATGGCGAAATGATTCGCGAAATTGCTGCAACGGTCATGAAAGAAGTACCGACCTCACAGCCTTTTCTCGCTCGTTCAGTGATGTCTCAAATTTCATCCCAAGTGATGCTTAAAACCGTCTTTGGGTTAGATGTTGCCGGAGAAAATTATCATGAAATAAAATATCTGATGACTTCAATGTTAGATGTTTTTAACACTCCGGCTGCTTCCGGTCTTCTGTTTTTTAAGCAATTGCAAGTGGATTTAGGCCGATGGAGTCCTTGGGGATATTTTCTGAGAATTCGAGAAAAAATTGATAAATTACTCTATGCAGAAATTGCCAATCGGCGTCAACAAGACTTGAGCGATCGCCTCGATATCCTCTCCCTGTTAATGTCAGCGCGGGATACCGAAGGTGAAGCCATGACCGATAAAGAATTACGGGATGAATTGCTGACCTTACTGTTTGCGGGATACGAAACAACTGCCAGTGCCATGTCCTGGGGATTATATTGGATTCATGCGCTTCCAGAGGTCAAAAATCGTCTCCGTGAGGAAATTGCCAGTCTGGGAGATAATCCCGCACCGATGGACATTTTTGGACTCCCTTATTTGACCGCAGTCTGTAATGAAGTGCTCCGACTTTATCCGGTGGCGATGTTAACCTTTCCCCGGCGAGTCGAAGAACCGATGGAGTTATTAGGATACTCACTCAAAGCCGGAACGGATTTAGTAGGCTGTATTTATTTACTCCATCATCGGGAAGATTTATATCCCGATTCCTATCAATTTAAGCCAGAACGGTTTTTAGAACGGCAATTTTCTCCTTACGAATTTATGCCCTTTGGTGGGGGTAAACGTCGCTGCATTGGGGCTGCATTAGCGGCTTACGAAATGAAACTCGTATTAGCCACTATTTTATCGGGTTATGATGTAAAATTGGCAGAAAAAGGTCCAGTCAAACCCCAGCGCCGAGGGGTTACTTTATCTCCGGCGGGAGGAATTAAAATGATTAAGGTTGGCGATCGCACTCCCGCAGAAAGACCCCTAGTCGCTTCTGTTGGTTAGTGCAGAGTTGGTCGTACCTAACTCATGATCCACAGAGAAACATCAGGGGGATGGAAACTGCATCTCCACTCCCCCTCACCTTCATCCCGCCTAATTTTCAGCCATTTTCACCGGAAAAAGAGGGGGATGGAAAATTAGGGAAACTTGAACAGCAGGCGATCGCATTGCCATGACTCAATACCCAGGCTAAAAAATTCTGATAGCTGTTCTTAAATCATCCTGATGTCAGTTTGAAAAAATGCTCTATACTATACCCTTAATTCTGAACTTCAAGGAGACTCCTCATGAACTTGTTCAAAAAAATTATTCCCGATGGATTTTTTGATTTTTTACCGGGAGTCGGCAACGATGACCAAGAGGAAGCAGATGCGGCGCGAGATATTGCCATTAAAGCGGCCAAATTTATCACCCTGGGACCTACAGGTTTTGTCCTGAGTTCTGTGTTTTCCCGCCTGATTGGAAATGTTGATGTCAATCAAGTCGGTTCGCAATTTCTCAACCGGGTCAATCAATTGATTGAATCCAACCAAACGGCAGTTAATTCGACTCAGTTCCTCAACTCTGTGGTCGGAGAAATTCGTAATTTTGTCAATAGTAATGAAATCGCTCAAAGATTCTCATTAACTCAAGTAACTGATTTTGTCAAGACTAATCTGATTGAAAATACCACAGTCCAGCAAGGGTTTTCTGAACTGATTAATCGAGCGGCTCAAGGCAGTCAATTAGGGCGGTTTGTGGATGCAGATGCAGCCAGCAACTTAATCGAAATGGCGTTAGATGATATCAATTGGCCGGGAGGATTACGGGGTCTGGAGGGAGATGATCGCATTATCGGCAGCAGTGGTTCTGATGTCGCCAACGGCAACCAAGGAAACGACACCATCTTTGGGGGAGAAGGGGATGATTTTCTCCGGGGTGGCAGAGATAATGATTTGCTTGATGGAGGACCGGGCAATGATATTCTGAATGGCAATTTAGGGGATGATACCATTCGTGGCGGTGCAGGAGATGACTTAATTCGTGGAGGCCAAGGAAATGATGTTTTATATGGCGATGAGGGACGAGATATTCTGATTGGGGATATGGGGTCAGATTTTCTCTATGGCGGTGCCGATGCCGATGATTTTATCTTACGGGCGGATGTTGCCGGGACCGATGCTGCTACCGCCGATCGCATTTTAGATTTTAATGCCGCAGAAGGCGATCGGATTAAATTAATCAATGTAGCGGATCTCTCTAACATTCTCCTCGGCGCAGTTGATATTAATAGCGATGGCATTGGCGATACCGCCATCATTGATTCCAATAATCGAGTATTGGGTGTGGTGATGAATGTGGATGTTTCCGACTTCAATTTACTCGATTATATCCAGGTGGTCAGTGCAGAAGATTTAGGGATTGATTTACTCGGATAGACGAGAGCGAGTCTCAATGAATTTGACAATTATTTAATCCATTGGAGTATCTTAGTCCCTACTGCTCATGGGCAGCAAGATGCTCCAATGGATTAATTTTAGAGTCAGGATGATTGAGAGGGGACTATAAAACCTGGAGTTGGCCCTGGAGTGGCCGGTTCTCTAGCCCCCGCAATTTGTTCTATAATTTCCCTAAGATTTCGTAATCATTTAATTCAAAAACACTCAAGGCGACTGCCAATTTTATCAATCATGGTTCTCATCCGCATCCTCAAATCCTGGGAAATTCCCGAACAGCAAACCACTCCAGAAACAGCCTTTTTGTCCCGTCGGCGCTTTTTGAAGACCGCCATCGCTGCTGGGATCGGGGCGACAGTTTTACCGATCGCTGGCTGTAACAGTGAAACTAACTCAGATTCCCTGAGCGAACTCATCCAAAATACCACGCCCTTAGCCAATATCCCCAATAACCCCAATTTCATAGAAGGCGATCGGCCCATTACCGAACAATCCTTTGCCTCTCGTTACAATAATTTTTATGAATTTGGCGGCACCAAATCAATTTGGAAATCTGCCCAAAGTTTGCCTACAGAAAACTGGAAAGTTGAAGTCGGTGGACTGGTCAAAAATCCGCGTATTTATGATATTGATGAAATTCAGACCCAATTTCCCCTAGAAGAACGCATCTATCGCTTCCGATGTGTAGAAGCCTGGGCAATGGTTGTTCCCTGGATTGGATTCCCTATGAAACGCCTGATTGAAGCCGTAGAACCCACCAGCGCCGCTAAATTTGTGCGATTTACCTCATTTTATGATCCAGAAATCACGCCGGGACCCGGGTTTCATTTAGGAACTTTACCTTGGCCTTATACCGAAAGTTTACGCATTGAGGAAATGGCTAATGAACTGGCCTTTTTTGCTACGGGAATTTACGGTCGGACCCTTCCTAAACAACATGGAGCACCCCTGCGGATGGTAATCCCGTGGAAATACGGGTTTAAGGGGGCTAAATCTATTGTTAAGATCGAATTTCTAGCAGAACAACCCGCGACTTATTGGAATACTTTAGTGCCGAGCGAGTACGATTTAGAGGCGAATGTCAATCCGACTAAGCCTCATCCGCGTTGGTCCCAGGCAACGGAACGGATTGTAGGTTCCGGACCGGCTTTATCTTGGAAACGTCAACCGACTCTTCCTTATAACGGGTATGGGGAATGGGTCGCTAATTTGTACTCCACCTGAACAAACTGCTTTACTCGGGGAACGGAATCGGACCCAGATTAGACCAGTAGAGGAGTTTAGGGATGCATCTGCACTGTACGACCGAGGGCATAGTATTTGTACTCGTCCCAGTCTCCGGAATCGGAGGTAATCTGGGTGGTGCATATTGAAATGGGAGTCAATTTGTTATGAGTAACCATCAGCACGAAGACCGGGAGGCAGCGGAGAAAGCATTCTTAGATTCTCTCAATGCATTGCAAGAGCGTTTGCAATTGGTTGAGGACCAGAAGGCTGCATCTGCTCGCGAAGCTGAACGGCAAGCGATTAAGACTGCACAAGAAGAGAAGGCGACTTTTACTCTCCATGATCTGGAAGAGGCAGTGGCTGATATTGATGAATTTTTTAAAGAACTGCACAAACCAGAAGCTGAAGATTAATCCAGTTCGCCTCAGTTTAAGAAACCGGGGACGAATGGCTGGTTTGACGGAGGGCTTCATATAAAATTAAGGCAGCGGCGATCGCCACATTTAAGGATTCGACCCCAGACTGCAAGGGGATCCGAACTTGATAATCGGCGGTGGATAGTAAGTCTGCTGATAATCCTGCACCCTCATTTCCGAGTAAAACTAAAGTGGGCTGCTGATAATCAATTTCCCAGTAAGTTAGGGGTGCATCGGCGGTGGTAGAA includes:
- a CDS encoding DUF6816 family protein is translated as MVLILLFIPGNALAGPLADRLQAFPNWQSKPVVSVAEGDLIYPDWIKGTWDVTSTLIEQIAPLAPSLVTPGFEKNQAYLNQPVQFQVRFVQGLRLNPGRWRGIPIPVSRNQTVVADRAFNGLKIAQAYLGSRAVESVKVDPENPNRQITVLNGDRQLVSLVTGRGSEIPAPDQFISTEITQQIFRRQPQIYLNEVETTTHYQRGKDAPEKITANQITAIYLSPQDPDYFAAGGKAIALYRYQLQLSPVATPNR
- a CDS encoding ABC transporter ATP-binding protein; the encoded protein is MSRSHYWLLLPYLRPHWNTIIRALICTLIFTVFWPLQAWLAGRIANFIGAGDVVAIARLAGIGALIFLGQGIVQYGQDSLMASAALSIALDLRKSIYSHLHKLNLGFFETAKTGDLSYRLTEDIDRIGEVVNKFFHQFVPCVLQLVVVVGYMIYLNWQLTFATLFIAPFMAIIVSWFGNKLLIVSRRSQTQISNLSALISEVFSGIRLVQAFAAEDYEIERFSKEAEHNRRMKYRAEQLKAIQFPVVGFLEALSVLLLFFLGGWQISQGNLTGSEFVSYVAAVALVINPIALTTSNYNEFKQAEASVDRIFELFAVEATVVEKPGAVALPAVTGKVEYRNVSFAYATQPLLNPKNQEEVPVLQGLSLLASPGEAIALVGASGAGKTTLVNLLPRFYDVKSGQILIDGIDIRDVTIPSLRRQIGIVPQETILFTGSIAQNIAFGQLDYRLDEIEAAAKIANADEFIQKLPDGYQSWVGERGVNLSGGQRQRIAIARAVLLNPRILILDEATSALDSESEALVQEALERLMQNRTVFIIAHRLGTVRRADRILVMEKGQIIESGTHQELLEREGQYAKFYAQQFERG
- a CDS encoding c-type cytochrome produces the protein MLENNTIFVHPLKTTLTLTNDLAKPEAVEPCPITSGAIAFGARSTVIGFILVGIVLGIILAIQLQVSDPYVKTVLTLDGDSVRGHAIFQMNCAGCHGIQNGRQVGPSLTGVSQRKSPVGIINQVTGGKTPPMPQFQPNPQDMADLLEYVESL
- the petG gene encoding cytochrome b6-f complex subunit V, translated to MVEPLLSGIVLGLVVVTLAGLFFAAYQQYKRGNDLGL
- the rsmD gene encoding 16S rRNA (guanine(966)-N(2))-methyltransferase RsmD is translated as MSLRIYGNRLLKTLPGEQTRPTAARVREAVFNVWQGSIAGCRWLDLCAGAGTMSAEALCRGAVEVVAMEQSPRALAIIRENLQRVKQADQRVDILRGDVMARLKSLQGRQFDRMYFDPPYASSLYQPVLVAIAQYQLLAPDGEIAVEHRSDRLTLDPIPTLEIIRERRYSNTTVTFIGLSDESFN
- a CDS encoding Uma2 family endonuclease, translating into MVRIPPNRTGEPLTPPPELGAVEDIPSLILPNIRWQTYEALLLDLKDSGGVRVAYDQGTLELMVPSQEHESYSLSIHDYIVVLADELNLNLMNLGSTTWKREDIQRGLEPDQCYYIQNEPRVRSQLKIDLTVDPPPDLVLEVDITSGSLNKLPIYQSLKIPEIWRYRRRGLEIFELQGEEYLQRDFSPTFSPITVTAAIPEFIQKSRSIGQMAALRSFRNWVKEQLQNQ
- a CDS encoding nucleotidyltransferase family protein; translated protein: MVKTKIELPKEKIEAFCHQWKITEFALFGSVLREDFRPDSDIDVLVTFAPDATISLLDLVRMEQELEELFQRDVDLLSKGAIQESHNWIRRQEILGTAEVFYAAG
- a CDS encoding HepT-like ribonuclease domain-containing protein, giving the protein MQRDKASLLDAARSATLVMEFVSGMDKVTLAEDVKTQAALLYEIIIMGEAVKRLSTEFINEHPEISWGEIRGMRNRLTHEYDKVDINIVWDTIQNDIPQFLAAIEPLLPIEEESEEE
- a CDS encoding DUF1648 domain-containing protein is translated as MKDPQQRPVIEAIAYSPLEIILEITALLGVVASLAIGLYYWQNLPGSVPLHFGITGEPDLWGPKLTFWLIPAIGVISYLSMTLTNFFPNTFNYPVPITPENIQNQYKIARKLLLWMKAELMGIILWIEWETIRVAMKKSPNLSIFYLLGFLGLLFLTIGFYLRQSYRDR
- a CDS encoding cytochrome P450 — translated: MNLPRSGTPRFFQKLQWVINPVGYMETHAQRYPDLFKAEVVGFGDTLVFVSHPQAIQYILTHDNKQLSTPGKVNEIVEPLLGEYSVIMLDGDRHRRQRQLLMPPFHGDRMRSYGEMIREIAATVMKEVPTSQPFLARSVMSQISSQVMLKTVFGLDVAGENYHEIKYLMTSMLDVFNTPAASGLLFFKQLQVDLGRWSPWGYFLRIREKIDKLLYAEIANRRQQDLSDRLDILSLLMSARDTEGEAMTDKELRDELLTLLFAGYETTASAMSWGLYWIHALPEVKNRLREEIASLGDNPAPMDIFGLPYLTAVCNEVLRLYPVAMLTFPRRVEEPMELLGYSLKAGTDLVGCIYLLHHREDLYPDSYQFKPERFLERQFSPYEFMPFGGGKRRCIGAALAAYEMKLVLATILSGYDVKLAEKGPVKPQRRGVTLSPAGGIKMIKVGDRTPAERPLVASVG
- a CDS encoding calcium-binding protein, with translation MNLFKKIIPDGFFDFLPGVGNDDQEEADAARDIAIKAAKFITLGPTGFVLSSVFSRLIGNVDVNQVGSQFLNRVNQLIESNQTAVNSTQFLNSVVGEIRNFVNSNEIAQRFSLTQVTDFVKTNLIENTTVQQGFSELINRAAQGSQLGRFVDADAASNLIEMALDDINWPGGLRGLEGDDRIIGSSGSDVANGNQGNDTIFGGEGDDFLRGGRDNDLLDGGPGNDILNGNLGDDTIRGGAGDDLIRGGQGNDVLYGDEGRDILIGDMGSDFLYGGADADDFILRADVAGTDAATADRILDFNAAEGDRIKLINVADLSNILLGAVDINSDGIGDTAIIDSNNRVLGVVMNVDVSDFNLLDYIQVVSAEDLGIDLLG
- the msrP gene encoding protein-methionine-sulfoxide reductase catalytic subunit MsrP; this encodes MVLIRILKSWEIPEQQTTPETAFLSRRRFLKTAIAAGIGATVLPIAGCNSETNSDSLSELIQNTTPLANIPNNPNFIEGDRPITEQSFASRYNNFYEFGGTKSIWKSAQSLPTENWKVEVGGLVKNPRIYDIDEIQTQFPLEERIYRFRCVEAWAMVVPWIGFPMKRLIEAVEPTSAAKFVRFTSFYDPEITPGPGFHLGTLPWPYTESLRIEEMANELAFFATGIYGRTLPKQHGAPLRMVIPWKYGFKGAKSIVKIEFLAEQPATYWNTLVPSEYDLEANVNPTKPHPRWSQATERIVGSGPALSWKRQPTLPYNGYGEWVANLYST